In Deltaproteobacteria bacterium, the following are encoded in one genomic region:
- a CDS encoding peptidylprolyl isomerase (rotamase C; accelerates isomerization of the peptidyl prolyl bond), translated as MAKARARHILVATEEVCQALKKKIIEEGGDFADLARNYSQCPSGKRGGDLGTFGPGQMVPEFDHVCFNEAVGVVHGPVKTQFGYHLVEVTERS; from the coding sequence ATGGCCAAAGCACGCGCCCGTCATATCCTGGTGGCCACCGAAGAGGTCTGCCAGGCTCTGAAAAAGAAAATCATCGAGGAAGGCGGCGACTTCGCCGATCTCGCCCGCAATTATTCCCAGTGTCCGTCCGGCAAGCGTGGCGGCGATCTGGGCACTTTCGGCCCCGGCCAGATGGTGCCGGAGTTCGACCATGTCTGTTTCAATGAAGCCGTCGGCGTTGTCCACGGCCCGGTCAAGACCCAGTTCGGCTATCATCTGGTGGAAGTGACCGAGCGTTCCTGA
- a CDS encoding hydantoinase/oxoprolinase family protein — translation MGQANSGTISRTSLMTASSFVIGIDTGGTYTDTVIVDPRAGAVLASAKTPTTAHDPALAIGHGLEAVLEASTIGPDQIALVTVSTTLATNALVEDKGAEVGLFIIGFDKRMHIPAADLRYVPGGHKAKGVESEPLGMDFLLQGIADMRHGVDAYAVCSMLAVDDPTHELVAAKAIELMDPKPVFCSHQASTRPGMEERATTAVLNARLLPVMRDFLQSIAASMQR, via the coding sequence ATGGGACAGGCCAATTCAGGCACCATTTCACGGACATCGCTCATGACGGCATCATCCTTTGTCATCGGCATCGACACCGGCGGCACCTATACAGACACGGTCATCGTCGATCCACGCGCCGGCGCGGTCCTGGCCTCGGCCAAAACCCCGACCACGGCCCACGATCCGGCCCTGGCCATTGGCCACGGTCTGGAAGCCGTGCTGGAGGCGTCGACCATCGGCCCGGACCAAATCGCCCTGGTCACCGTGTCCACCACCCTGGCCACCAACGCCCTGGTCGAGGACAAGGGCGCCGAAGTGGGTCTGTTCATCATCGGCTTCGACAAACGCATGCACATTCCGGCCGCGGACCTGCGCTACGTGCCCGGCGGTCATAAGGCCAAGGGCGTGGAGTCCGAACCCCTGGGCATGGATTTTCTGCTCCAGGGCATCGCGGACATGCGCCACGGCGTGGATGCCTACGCGGTCTGCTCCATGCTGGCCGTTGACGATCCCACCCACGAACTGGTCGCGGCCAAGGCCATCGAACTCATGGACCCCAAGCCCGTGTTCTGCTCCCATCAGGCCAGCACCCGGCCCGGCATGGAGGAAAGGGCCACCACGGCCGTCCTGAACGCCCGCCTTTTGCCCGTGATGCGCGATTTTTTGCAGAGCATCGCCGCGTCCATGCAGCG